A single window of Chitinophaga sp. XS-30 DNA harbors:
- a CDS encoding Gfo/Idh/MocA family oxidoreductase has translation MGKKEIHSSRRSFLRNSVGALAAFTIVPRHVLGRGYLAPSDQLTKAVVGTGGMGRGHFGYAGTRVVAICDVDKSHIQKGLDALKDKAKGVKTFTDYRELIQLPEVDIVHVATPPHWHGIIAADAAKAGKDIWCEKPMTATIGEGKRLVEAVQQHGRIFRLNTWFRFSDRFYGMGTTVEPIKKLVNSGLLGWPLKVTVSRHTGFDWKFFWVGKTNLAPQSVPKELDYDMWLGPAPYKPYNPHRVHGTFRGYWDYDGGGLGDMGQHYLDPIQYFLGKDDTSPVSVEIDAPQQHIDAVGTWRKITYTYADGCQIILDGAGTETKAAYIEGPNGKLYPGFKSDIPDLEKKLAAFPDPAPQVTDFVEAVKRRQKFALNEENGHRSATIVNMGKIALQLGRNLKFDPVKQEFIGDEGANKMIFQPMRGPWTI, from the coding sequence ATGGGAAAAAAAGAAATCCATTCTTCCAGGAGGTCATTCCTCCGGAACTCGGTTGGAGCGCTGGCTGCGTTTACCATCGTGCCCAGGCATGTATTGGGACGCGGGTACCTCGCCCCGAGTGACCAGTTGACCAAGGCGGTGGTGGGCACCGGCGGTATGGGCCGCGGCCACTTCGGCTATGCCGGCACCAGGGTCGTAGCGATTTGCGATGTGGACAAGAGCCACATCCAGAAAGGACTGGACGCGCTGAAAGACAAGGCTAAAGGCGTCAAAACGTTCACCGATTACCGGGAGCTGATCCAGCTGCCGGAAGTGGACATCGTACACGTTGCCACACCGCCGCACTGGCACGGTATCATTGCAGCGGACGCCGCAAAGGCCGGAAAGGACATCTGGTGCGAAAAGCCGATGACCGCCACCATCGGCGAAGGCAAACGCCTTGTGGAAGCCGTTCAGCAGCATGGCCGCATCTTCAGGCTGAATACCTGGTTCCGTTTCTCGGACCGCTTTTATGGTATGGGCACCACCGTGGAGCCGATCAAAAAACTGGTGAACAGCGGACTGCTCGGATGGCCGCTGAAAGTGACGGTTAGTCGCCATACCGGGTTCGACTGGAAATTCTTCTGGGTAGGCAAAACCAACCTGGCGCCGCAATCCGTGCCCAAAGAGCTGGATTACGACATGTGGCTCGGTCCCGCTCCCTACAAGCCCTACAATCCCCACCGGGTGCACGGCACCTTCCGCGGGTATTGGGATTATGACGGCGGCGGTCTCGGAGATATGGGACAGCATTACCTGGACCCCATCCAGTATTTCCTCGGGAAAGATGACACCAGTCCCGTTTCCGTGGAGATCGACGCTCCCCAGCAACACATCGATGCCGTTGGCACCTGGCGCAAGATCACCTACACGTATGCAGATGGCTGCCAGATCATCCTGGACGGCGCAGGCACCGAAACAAAAGCCGCCTATATCGAAGGGCCCAACGGCAAGCTGTATCCCGGCTTTAAATCGGATATCCCCGATCTGGAGAAAAAGCTGGCCGCATTCCCCGATCCCGCACCACAGGTAACAGATTTCGTGGAAGCCGTAAAGCGCCGGCAGAAATTTGCACTCAACGAAGAGAACGGGCACCGCTCCGCAACCATTGTGAACATGGGTAAAATAGCCCTTCAACTCGGCCGTAACCTGAAGTTCGACCCCGTAAAACAGGAATTTATAGGCGATGAGGGTGCCAATAAAATGATCTTCCAGCCCATGCGCGGGCCCTGGACTATTTAG
- a CDS encoding family 16 glycoside hydrolase, whose amino-acid sequence MKQLLLIVTCVMLQFAAMAQPKQDNRATHTKIADLLAQQPADNKAALEANMEAMAALGEEGITSMAAMLNAPGKGDNTAIEYALAGYTFYITQAGREKDMTIAAGAYTKALQKVSDKENKAFILTQLQQVGNDGAVPAIQPYLLDERLCDPAARALAKIGTPAAKQVLLAALPEQRGRNKQVLAQAIGDAMVTDAVPALTALITSDDPMLAKTAMYSLSQLASPAPGAAAAKTGYSYDVTNATSSYLYAALQMAEKGQAAEAAAIADKVLKEAKEVHVRTAALYVLTRAKGQASMPKLIAAVNDRQPEYRDAALKFAGAFQSDANNVLWLKALGKAKGANKAAVISMLGDNGVAAAWPAILKALKDKDAAVKFAAITAAGQTGGAQAIPALLDVLKKGNAAELTAAQGVLKTIKGSEVVSLSGASIAAMPPAAQVALIDVLASRKADSRFQDVLPLTGSSDANVRNAAFAALKDMVGPEQLPALFSLLSAAEQPADIKALQAAVISAATGAAPVIAQMEKETPAKQERYYQVLAGIGGPAALQVVANAFDKGSAAQKQAAVAALTAWTDLPAASALLKIAREHETYRNTALQGFVRLSKAAGTPDQRLLMLKDAMALQPNAALKKTILQHTEQCKTFPALLFAGNYLDDPAVQQEAAQAVMNIALADKSLNGKLVRSLLEKTAKLLKGGDADYQREAIRKYLSEMPEGEGFVSMFNGKDLQGWKGLVADPVKRAKMDAATLQKEQAKADEKMRTGWKAENGELIFTGKGDNLCTVKKYGDFEMFVDWKITKDGDAGIYLRGTPQVQIWDTARHDVGAQVGSGGLYNNQQNPSKPLTLADNAIGEWNTFRIIMKGDRVTVYLNGVLVVDNVMLENYWDRSLPIFAEEQLELQAHGTHVAYRNLYIREFEKVEPFTLSEAEKKEGYKILFDGTNMHHWTGNTTSYVIDNGNILCAPAKGGGGNLYTKEEFSDFVFRFEFQLTPGANNGLGIRAPLTGDAAYQGMELQILDNEADIYKNLHVYQYHGSVYGVIAAKRGFLKPVGEWNYEQVTVKGTRITVELNGTVILDGDIAEAREKGTLDHKDHPGLKRDKGHIGFLGHGSVVRFRNIRIKDLSKR is encoded by the coding sequence ATGAAACAATTACTCCTCATCGTTACATGCGTTATGCTCCAGTTCGCCGCCATGGCGCAACCGAAGCAGGATAACCGTGCAACGCATACCAAGATCGCAGACCTGCTGGCACAGCAGCCTGCCGATAATAAAGCCGCCCTGGAAGCCAATATGGAAGCCATGGCAGCACTCGGGGAAGAAGGCATCACCAGTATGGCCGCCATGCTGAACGCCCCGGGGAAAGGCGATAACACCGCCATTGAATACGCCCTCGCCGGCTACACGTTTTATATTACCCAGGCCGGTCGGGAAAAAGACATGACCATCGCCGCCGGCGCCTACACCAAAGCGCTGCAAAAGGTGAGCGACAAGGAAAACAAGGCATTCATCCTCACCCAGTTGCAACAGGTAGGGAATGACGGCGCGGTACCGGCCATACAGCCGTATCTGCTGGATGAACGCCTTTGCGACCCCGCTGCGCGCGCATTGGCAAAGATCGGTACGCCCGCCGCAAAGCAGGTGCTGCTGGCAGCTTTGCCTGAACAGCGCGGCCGGAACAAACAGGTGCTGGCCCAGGCCATCGGGGACGCGATGGTGACCGATGCGGTTCCAGCACTGACGGCGCTGATCACTTCAGATGACCCCATGCTGGCCAAAACGGCCATGTATTCCCTGTCCCAACTGGCTTCCCCTGCACCCGGCGCTGCCGCTGCAAAAACGGGGTACAGCTACGATGTGACCAATGCCACCTCATCCTATCTCTACGCAGCCCTGCAGATGGCGGAAAAAGGCCAGGCAGCGGAAGCCGCGGCAATTGCGGATAAAGTATTGAAGGAAGCAAAGGAAGTGCATGTGCGCACCGCCGCATTGTATGTGCTGACACGCGCCAAAGGCCAGGCCAGCATGCCGAAGCTGATCGCCGCAGTGAATGACCGGCAGCCGGAATACCGTGATGCCGCCCTGAAGTTCGCAGGCGCATTTCAGAGCGATGCCAACAACGTCCTCTGGCTGAAAGCCCTGGGCAAGGCCAAAGGCGCAAATAAAGCTGCGGTGATCTCCATGCTCGGGGATAACGGGGTAGCCGCCGCATGGCCTGCCATCCTGAAAGCATTGAAAGACAAAGATGCTGCTGTGAAGTTTGCCGCTATCACCGCAGCCGGGCAAACCGGCGGCGCTCAGGCCATTCCGGCCCTGCTGGATGTGCTGAAAAAAGGTAATGCCGCTGAATTGACTGCCGCGCAGGGTGTGCTGAAAACCATCAAAGGCAGCGAAGTGGTGAGCCTCTCCGGAGCGTCCATTGCTGCAATGCCTCCGGCAGCGCAGGTGGCGCTGATAGACGTGCTGGCTTCCCGCAAGGCAGACAGCCGTTTCCAGGACGTATTGCCGCTGACCGGATCGTCCGATGCCAATGTGCGCAACGCCGCTTTTGCCGCCCTGAAAGACATGGTAGGCCCTGAGCAACTGCCCGCCCTGTTCAGCCTGCTTTCCGCCGCGGAACAGCCGGCGGACATCAAGGCCCTGCAGGCCGCGGTCATCAGCGCAGCAACCGGTGCAGCGCCCGTGATCGCTCAAATGGAAAAGGAAACACCCGCAAAACAGGAACGTTACTACCAGGTGCTGGCCGGTATCGGTGGTCCCGCTGCCCTGCAGGTAGTGGCCAATGCCTTCGATAAAGGCTCCGCCGCTCAAAAGCAGGCCGCGGTAGCGGCGCTTACGGCGTGGACAGACCTCCCGGCAGCCAGCGCTTTGCTGAAGATCGCCAGGGAGCATGAAACCTACCGGAATACGGCATTGCAGGGTTTCGTACGCCTGTCGAAAGCCGCCGGTACGCCCGATCAGCGCCTGCTGATGCTGAAAGATGCCATGGCTTTGCAGCCCAATGCAGCCCTGAAGAAAACGATCCTCCAGCATACGGAACAATGCAAAACATTCCCCGCGCTGCTCTTTGCCGGCAATTACCTGGACGACCCCGCCGTACAGCAGGAAGCCGCCCAGGCCGTGATGAACATCGCACTGGCGGATAAATCCCTGAACGGCAAACTGGTGCGCAGCCTGCTGGAAAAGACCGCAAAACTGCTGAAAGGCGGCGATGCCGATTATCAGCGGGAGGCCATCCGCAAATATCTCTCGGAAATGCCCGAAGGAGAAGGTTTTGTGTCCATGTTCAACGGGAAAGACCTCCAGGGCTGGAAAGGCCTCGTGGCCGATCCGGTTAAACGCGCTAAAATGGATGCCGCTACCTTGCAGAAAGAACAAGCCAAAGCAGATGAGAAAATGCGTACCGGCTGGAAAGCAGAGAACGGCGAACTGATCTTTACCGGCAAGGGCGATAACCTCTGCACAGTTAAGAAATACGGCGATTTTGAGATGTTCGTGGACTGGAAGATCACGAAGGATGGGGATGCCGGTATCTACCTCCGCGGTACGCCGCAGGTACAGATATGGGACACTGCCCGTCACGATGTAGGCGCGCAGGTGGGGTCAGGCGGACTTTACAACAACCAGCAGAACCCCTCCAAGCCCCTGACACTGGCCGACAACGCCATCGGGGAATGGAATACCTTCCGCATCATCATGAAAGGGGATCGGGTGACCGTGTACCTGAATGGTGTGCTGGTGGTAGACAATGTGATGCTGGAGAACTATTGGGACCGCTCCCTGCCCATCTTTGCGGAAGAGCAGCTGGAACTGCAGGCCCACGGCACCCACGTTGCCTACCGCAACCTGTACATCCGTGAATTTGAGAAGGTTGAACCCTTCACGCTCAGCGAAGCGGAAAAGAAAGAGGGCTACAAGATACTTTTCGACGGCACCAATATGCATCATTGGACCGGTAATACCACCAGCTATGTGATCGATAACGGCAATATCCTCTGCGCTCCCGCGAAAGGCGGCGGCGGGAACCTCTATACCAAAGAGGAGTTCAGCGATTTTGTTTTCCGTTTCGAGTTCCAGCTGACGCCCGGCGCCAACAACGGTCTCGGTATCCGCGCCCCCCTTACCGGTGATGCGGCCTATCAGGGCATGGAGCTGCAGATACTCGACAATGAAGCGGATATTTACAAAAACCTGCACGTTTACCAGTACCACGGTTCTGTGTACGGCGTGATCGCCGCGAAACGCGGTTTCCTGAAACCGGTGGGAGAGTGGAACTATGAGCAGGTGACCGTGAAAGGCACCCGCATAACGGTGGAGCTCAACGGTACGGTGATCCTGGACGGCGATATCGCGGAAGCACGGGAGAAAGGAACGCTGGACCATAAGGACCATCCCGGCCTGAAAAGGGATAAGGGCCATATCGGCTTCCTGGGCCACGGATCGGTTGTCCGGTTCCGGAATATCCGGATCAAAGACCTTTCAAAACGATAA